The following proteins are co-located in the Phyllostomus discolor isolate MPI-MPIP mPhyDis1 chromosome 1, mPhyDis1.pri.v3, whole genome shotgun sequence genome:
- the LOC114492624 gene encoding rho GTPase-activating protein 11A isoform X1, whose amino-acid sequence MWNKRLVRLALLQHLRAVYGIKVKGGRGQCNHKRKETAATEIVGKIFGVPFNALPHSLVPEYGHIPSFLVDACTSLEEHIHTEGLFRKSGSVPRLKALKNKLDHGDSGLSSALPCDIAGLLKQFFRKLPEPIFPADLHEALLKAQELGTEQKNEATLLLSCLMPDHTADTVRYFFNFLRNVSLRSSENKMNSSNLAVIFAPNLFQTSGGHEKMSANTEKKLRLQAAVVQTFIDCASDIGHVPDFILEKIPAMLGVEGLCATPSLEGFEEGEYETPIDYKRKRRQSVGNFVSGALNKLKYNRTPSITPQQERIAPLSESPVILTPNAKRKLPVDSCGFSSKKRKSIKHNFNFELLPSNLFSTSSTPVPGSKFHFDASPEGSSQSSVSPVAIGGNHLISIDAPRRSKRIASKTVCGVESKKAGCLSPKISRTEKVRRSLRLRFSLGRSSKDVNGCSGVNRHENVGRRLANQQSLKNSIEYVKTGLLFSPDIDERLTKKGKGSKKISKSEENLLTPEQPDGTCYRMSWAGPNHSSFQEIEANGASLIEGSLEVENSSLEPDMMEKSSINLYELTPSNAHNKHNNNITANSLSGDENNLSTETLVKIQKAFSESGSNLHSLINHRQSSITDVRKEKLNETSSIAGSPGKTLFKTNNLTVIESSEHHTNKSENSVSERDFSLHETKKQLGREATVKCYSTEVKVEHDRSIHSDIPNNYLSKQELPSDEQIKTQQSPVDELNTKLKEENMMEENLPKCTACREDAANTSSSERIAYNITQLSKPRPVRMVKQLSLVETCDTTVYKGVQVTAQGKVSDHIQWFNKLSLNEPNRTKVKSPLKLQCTPVRQSVRRISTLLEYNRQPIRHKSAHLDDAASPLVKAVSCDGAFASCVGSTSKDSLISCTQAGPRERKSVSQEQSTVEAVSKSSMELTSKSFPQMKRHPDSMHTFLGSTRVFTEKEISGGQIKVPLEDLTNHAVFKPIVNNNVGFYSGINNRVLRKLSEKERVSYKGSPKNPLGKVQLLPTSKPVDL is encoded by the exons TTCCAAG ttttcttgttgATGCTTGCACATCTTTAGAAGAGCATATTCATACAGAAGGGCTTTTTAGGAAATCAGGATCTGTTCCTCGTCTAAAAGCTCTAAAG aataaacTGGATCATGGTGACAGTGGCCTGTCCTCTGCACTGCCTTGTGATATTGCAGGACTTCTTAAGCAGTTTTTTAGGAAATTGCCAGAGCCCATTTTCCCAGCTGATTTGCATGAAGCACTTCTCAAAGCTCAAGAGCTGGGAACAgagcaaaagaatgaagctacGTTGTTGCTCTCCTGTCTTATGCCTGACCACACTGCTGATACAGTAAGATACTTCTTCAACTTCCTCAGGAATGTTTCTCTTAG gtcCAGTGAGAATAAGATGAATAGTAGCAATCTTGCAGTGATATTTGCACCAAACCTTTTTCAGACAAGTGGAGGACATGAAAAAATGTCTGCCAACACAGAAAAAAAGCTACGGTTACAGGCTGCAGTAGTGCAGACTTTTATTGATTGTGCATCAGATATTG GGCATGTTCCCGATTTTATTCTGGAAAAGATACCAGCTATGTTGGGTGTTGAAGGTCTCTGTGCTACTCCATCATTGGAAGGCTTTGAAGAAGGCGAATATGAAACACCTATTGATTATAAGAGAAAGCGAAGACAAAGTGTGGGAA ATTTTGTCAGTGGAGCActaaataaacttaaatataacAGAACACCCTCTATTACACCTCAACAAGAAAGAATCG ccccGCTATCCGAGTCACCAGTGATTCTTACACCAAATGCTAAGCGTAAACTGCCAGTAGATTCTTGTGGCTTCTCAAGCAAGAAAAGGAAGTCTATCAAGCACAATTTTAACTTTGAGTTGTTGCCAAGTAATCTCTTCAGTACCAGTTCTACACCAGTACCAGGTAGCAAAT ttcaCTTTGATGCAAGCCCAGAAGGGTCATCTCAGAGTTCTGTTTCTCCTGTAGCCATCGGTGGGAATCATTTGATCAGCATAGATGCACCAAGGCGAAGTAAAAGGATTGCAAGCAAAACAGTATGCGG GGTGGAATCAAAAAAAGCAGGCTGCTTATCTCCTAAAATCAGTCGTACAGAAAAAGTTCGAAGATCTCTTCGTTTGAGATTTAGTCTGGGGAGAAGTAGCAAAGATGTG AATGGGTGTTCTGGTGTCAATAGACATGAAAATGTTGGTCGAAGACTTGCAAAtcaacaaagtttaaaaaacagtattGAATATGTAAAAACAGGTCTGCTTTTTAGCCCAGATATTGATGAAAGATTAACAAAGAAAGGTAAAG GTTCAAAAAAGATCAGTAAGTCTGAGGAAAACTTACTAACTCCAGAGCAACCAGATGGAACATGCTACCGAATGTCTTGGGCAGGACCTAATCATTCAAGTTTTCAAGAAATAGAAGCAAATGGAGCTTCTCTGATAGAGGGAAGTCTTGAAGTGGAAAACTCCTCTTTGGAGCCTGATATGATGGAAAAGTCATCTATTAATTTATATGAACTGACCCCTTCTAATGCCCACAATAAGCATAATAACAACATAACTGCAAACTCTCTTAGTGGGGATGAAAATAATTTGAGTACAGAGACTTTGGTGAAAATTCAGAAAGCATTTTCTGAATCTGGAAGTAATCTTCACTCATTGATCAATCACAGGCAGTCATCAATAACTGATGTgcggaaagaaaaattaaatgaaacatcTTCTATAGCAGGTAGCCCAGGGAAAACTCTCTTCAAAACTAATAATTTGACTGTAATAGAATCAAGTGAACACCACActaataaaagtgaaaacagtGTTTCAGAAAGAGACTTTTCACTGCATGAAACTAAAAAACAGTTAGGTAGAGAAGCAACTGTAAAATGTTACTCAACTGAGGTGAAGGTGGAACATGACAGAAGCATTCATTCAGATATACCAAATAATTATTTAAGCAAGCAAGAATTGCCCAGtgatgaacaaataaaaacacaacagtCCCCAGTGGATGAACTAAATACTAAATTGAAGGAGGAGAATATGATGGAAGAGAACTTACCGAAATGCACAGCTTGTAGAGAGGATGCAGCTAACACCTCTTCCTCAGAGCGAATTGCATATAATATAACCCAGTTGTCAAAACCTAGGCCCGTGAGAATGGTTAAACAACTCTCACTAGTGGAAACATGTGACACAACAGTTTATAAAGGTGTACAAGTAACAGCGCAGGGTAAGGTTTCAGACCACATACAGTGGTTTAATAAGCTTTCTTTAAATGAACCAAATAGGACAAAAGTTAAATCACCTCTGAAGTTGCAGTGCACGCCTGTCCGTCAGTCTGTCAGAAGAATTAGTACTTTGTTGGAGTATAACAGACAACCTATAAGGCATAAATCGGCACATCTTGATGATGCCGCTTCTCCTCTGGTTAAAGCAGTGAGCTGTGACGGTGCTTTTGCCTCTTGTGTAGGAAGTACATCAAAAGATTCCTTGATTTCGTGTACTCAAGCAGGTCCAAGAGAACGGAAGTCTGTATCACAGGAGCAGTCAACTGTTGAGGCAGTTTCAAAGTCAAGCATGGAATTAACTTCTAAATCTTTCCCACAGATGAAGAGGCACCCAGACTCCATGCATACTTTTCTTGGGTCAACCAGAgtttttacagagaaagagatATCTGGAGGCCAGATTAAGGTTCCCTTGGAGGATCTGACAAATCATGCTGTATTCAaacctattgtaaataataatgtGGGCTTTTATTCTGGGATAAATAACAGGGTCCTTAGGAAACTGTCAGAAAAAGAAAGGGTCTCATATAAAGGTTCTCCCAAAAATCCTTTAGGAAAAGTTCAACTACTACCAACAAGTAAACCTGTAGACTTGTAA
- the LOC114492624 gene encoding rho GTPase-activating protein 11A isoform X2: MWNKRLVRLALLQHLRAVYGIKVKGGRGQCNHKRKETAATEIVGKIFGVPFNALPHSLVPEYGHIPSFLVDACTSLEEHIHTEGLFRKSGSVPRLKALKNKLDHGDSGLSSALPCDIAGLLKQFFRKLPEPIFPADLHEALLKAQELGTEQKNEATLLLSCLMPDHTADTVRYFFNFLRNVSLRSSENKMNSSNLAVIFAPNLFQTSGGHEKMSANTEKKLRLQAAVVQTFIDCASDIGHVPDFILEKIPAMLGVEGLCATPSLEGFEEGEYETPIDYKRKRRQSVGNFVSGALNKLKYNRTPSITPQQERIAPLSESPVILTPNAKRKLPVDSCGFSSKKRKSIKHNFNFELLPSNLFSTSSTPVPGSKFHFDASPEGSSQSSVSPVAIGGNHLISIDAPRRSKRIASKTVCGVESKKAGCLSPKISRTEKVRRSLRLRFSLGRSSKDVNGCSGVNRHENVGRRLANQQSLKNSIEYVKTGLLFSPDIDERLTKKGSKKISKSEENLLTPEQPDGTCYRMSWAGPNHSSFQEIEANGASLIEGSLEVENSSLEPDMMEKSSINLYELTPSNAHNKHNNNITANSLSGDENNLSTETLVKIQKAFSESGSNLHSLINHRQSSITDVRKEKLNETSSIAGSPGKTLFKTNNLTVIESSEHHTNKSENSVSERDFSLHETKKQLGREATVKCYSTEVKVEHDRSIHSDIPNNYLSKQELPSDEQIKTQQSPVDELNTKLKEENMMEENLPKCTACREDAANTSSSERIAYNITQLSKPRPVRMVKQLSLVETCDTTVYKGVQVTAQGKVSDHIQWFNKLSLNEPNRTKVKSPLKLQCTPVRQSVRRISTLLEYNRQPIRHKSAHLDDAASPLVKAVSCDGAFASCVGSTSKDSLISCTQAGPRERKSVSQEQSTVEAVSKSSMELTSKSFPQMKRHPDSMHTFLGSTRVFTEKEISGGQIKVPLEDLTNHAVFKPIVNNNVGFYSGINNRVLRKLSEKERVSYKGSPKNPLGKVQLLPTSKPVDL; the protein is encoded by the exons TTCCAAG ttttcttgttgATGCTTGCACATCTTTAGAAGAGCATATTCATACAGAAGGGCTTTTTAGGAAATCAGGATCTGTTCCTCGTCTAAAAGCTCTAAAG aataaacTGGATCATGGTGACAGTGGCCTGTCCTCTGCACTGCCTTGTGATATTGCAGGACTTCTTAAGCAGTTTTTTAGGAAATTGCCAGAGCCCATTTTCCCAGCTGATTTGCATGAAGCACTTCTCAAAGCTCAAGAGCTGGGAACAgagcaaaagaatgaagctacGTTGTTGCTCTCCTGTCTTATGCCTGACCACACTGCTGATACAGTAAGATACTTCTTCAACTTCCTCAGGAATGTTTCTCTTAG gtcCAGTGAGAATAAGATGAATAGTAGCAATCTTGCAGTGATATTTGCACCAAACCTTTTTCAGACAAGTGGAGGACATGAAAAAATGTCTGCCAACACAGAAAAAAAGCTACGGTTACAGGCTGCAGTAGTGCAGACTTTTATTGATTGTGCATCAGATATTG GGCATGTTCCCGATTTTATTCTGGAAAAGATACCAGCTATGTTGGGTGTTGAAGGTCTCTGTGCTACTCCATCATTGGAAGGCTTTGAAGAAGGCGAATATGAAACACCTATTGATTATAAGAGAAAGCGAAGACAAAGTGTGGGAA ATTTTGTCAGTGGAGCActaaataaacttaaatataacAGAACACCCTCTATTACACCTCAACAAGAAAGAATCG ccccGCTATCCGAGTCACCAGTGATTCTTACACCAAATGCTAAGCGTAAACTGCCAGTAGATTCTTGTGGCTTCTCAAGCAAGAAAAGGAAGTCTATCAAGCACAATTTTAACTTTGAGTTGTTGCCAAGTAATCTCTTCAGTACCAGTTCTACACCAGTACCAGGTAGCAAAT ttcaCTTTGATGCAAGCCCAGAAGGGTCATCTCAGAGTTCTGTTTCTCCTGTAGCCATCGGTGGGAATCATTTGATCAGCATAGATGCACCAAGGCGAAGTAAAAGGATTGCAAGCAAAACAGTATGCGG GGTGGAATCAAAAAAAGCAGGCTGCTTATCTCCTAAAATCAGTCGTACAGAAAAAGTTCGAAGATCTCTTCGTTTGAGATTTAGTCTGGGGAGAAGTAGCAAAGATGTG AATGGGTGTTCTGGTGTCAATAGACATGAAAATGTTGGTCGAAGACTTGCAAAtcaacaaagtttaaaaaacagtattGAATATGTAAAAACAGGTCTGCTTTTTAGCCCAGATATTGATGAAAGATTAACAAAGAAAG GTTCAAAAAAGATCAGTAAGTCTGAGGAAAACTTACTAACTCCAGAGCAACCAGATGGAACATGCTACCGAATGTCTTGGGCAGGACCTAATCATTCAAGTTTTCAAGAAATAGAAGCAAATGGAGCTTCTCTGATAGAGGGAAGTCTTGAAGTGGAAAACTCCTCTTTGGAGCCTGATATGATGGAAAAGTCATCTATTAATTTATATGAACTGACCCCTTCTAATGCCCACAATAAGCATAATAACAACATAACTGCAAACTCTCTTAGTGGGGATGAAAATAATTTGAGTACAGAGACTTTGGTGAAAATTCAGAAAGCATTTTCTGAATCTGGAAGTAATCTTCACTCATTGATCAATCACAGGCAGTCATCAATAACTGATGTgcggaaagaaaaattaaatgaaacatcTTCTATAGCAGGTAGCCCAGGGAAAACTCTCTTCAAAACTAATAATTTGACTGTAATAGAATCAAGTGAACACCACActaataaaagtgaaaacagtGTTTCAGAAAGAGACTTTTCACTGCATGAAACTAAAAAACAGTTAGGTAGAGAAGCAACTGTAAAATGTTACTCAACTGAGGTGAAGGTGGAACATGACAGAAGCATTCATTCAGATATACCAAATAATTATTTAAGCAAGCAAGAATTGCCCAGtgatgaacaaataaaaacacaacagtCCCCAGTGGATGAACTAAATACTAAATTGAAGGAGGAGAATATGATGGAAGAGAACTTACCGAAATGCACAGCTTGTAGAGAGGATGCAGCTAACACCTCTTCCTCAGAGCGAATTGCATATAATATAACCCAGTTGTCAAAACCTAGGCCCGTGAGAATGGTTAAACAACTCTCACTAGTGGAAACATGTGACACAACAGTTTATAAAGGTGTACAAGTAACAGCGCAGGGTAAGGTTTCAGACCACATACAGTGGTTTAATAAGCTTTCTTTAAATGAACCAAATAGGACAAAAGTTAAATCACCTCTGAAGTTGCAGTGCACGCCTGTCCGTCAGTCTGTCAGAAGAATTAGTACTTTGTTGGAGTATAACAGACAACCTATAAGGCATAAATCGGCACATCTTGATGATGCCGCTTCTCCTCTGGTTAAAGCAGTGAGCTGTGACGGTGCTTTTGCCTCTTGTGTAGGAAGTACATCAAAAGATTCCTTGATTTCGTGTACTCAAGCAGGTCCAAGAGAACGGAAGTCTGTATCACAGGAGCAGTCAACTGTTGAGGCAGTTTCAAAGTCAAGCATGGAATTAACTTCTAAATCTTTCCCACAGATGAAGAGGCACCCAGACTCCATGCATACTTTTCTTGGGTCAACCAGAgtttttacagagaaagagatATCTGGAGGCCAGATTAAGGTTCCCTTGGAGGATCTGACAAATCATGCTGTATTCAaacctattgtaaataataatgtGGGCTTTTATTCTGGGATAAATAACAGGGTCCTTAGGAAACTGTCAGAAAAAGAAAGGGTCTCATATAAAGGTTCTCCCAAAAATCCTTTAGGAAAAGTTCAACTACTACCAACAAGTAAACCTGTAGACTTGTAA